The following are encoded together in the Candidatus Methylomirabilis oxygeniifera genome:
- a CDS encoding conserved membrane protein of unknown function (Evidence 4 : Homologs of previously reported genes of unknown function) yields the protein MRFVVTGEWTQNRLLRAIILWFLFYSAGLWLTNALFFFNQMGLNYESVVAHYGGSEAQFMPPRSYKVLLEISHFHLLAMGVFILTLSHLVLFVPFRPLTKIWLIHLTFVSAISNEAAGWLIRFAHPSFAYLKIGAFLLLQTTMAALIVSVLGALYMKVPNAYRDDLRKVE from the coding sequence ATGCGTTTCGTCGTCACCGGAGAGTGGACCCAGAACCGGCTGCTTCGCGCCATCATTCTGTGGTTTCTCTTTTACAGCGCGGGCCTGTGGCTCACCAACGCATTGTTCTTCTTTAATCAGATGGGGCTTAATTACGAGTCCGTCGTCGCTCACTACGGGGGGTCCGAGGCGCAGTTCATGCCGCCTCGCAGTTATAAGGTCTTGCTCGAAATCAGTCATTTCCATCTCCTGGCGATGGGCGTCTTCATCCTGACGCTGAGCCACCTCGTGCTGTTCGTGCCCTTCAGGCCTCTGACCAAGATCTGGCTGATACACCTGACCTTCGTGTCCGCGATTTCCAACGAGGCCGCGGGCTGGTTGATCCGGTTTGCGCACCCCTCCTTCGCCTATCTCAAGATCGGCGCCTTCCTTCTCCTCCAGACCACCATGGCAGCGCTGATCGTCTCCGTTCTCGGTGCGCTGTACATGAAAGTTCCCAACGCCTATCGGGACGATCTTCGAAAGGTGGAATGA
- a CDS encoding conserved exported protein of unknown function (Evidence 4 : Homologs of previously reported genes of unknown function) — protein sequence MRVVIILILIVLAFTAPADLTAKVFYAKDEAIRAAFPEADVIESQVFFLTDDQKKQVETLARTPLDSKLVTIYIGKRGQKLLGYAMIDAHTVRTLPEAVMVVFTPDGRVSSTLILAFYEPLDYLPNERWLKQFDQVRLTPDLRVGGKIAGITGATLTARAMTTSVRKVLALYQVLIAKGER from the coding sequence ATGCGTGTCGTGATCATCCTGATACTCATCGTGCTGGCCTTCACAGCGCCGGCCGACCTGACCGCCAAGGTATTTTACGCGAAGGATGAGGCTATCCGAGCGGCGTTTCCGGAAGCCGACGTCATCGAGAGCCAAGTATTTTTTCTGACAGACGACCAGAAAAAGCAGGTCGAGACCCTCGCGCGAACGCCGTTGGATTCCAAACTAGTGACGATATACATAGGAAAACGAGGCCAGAAGCTGCTCGGCTATGCGATGATCGACGCGCACACGGTACGGACCCTACCTGAGGCTGTCATGGTCGTATTCACTCCGGACGGACGGGTGTCCTCCACACTCATCCTGGCCTTTTATGAGCCTCTGGATTACCTTCCGAATGAGCGCTGGCTCAAGCAGTTCGATCAGGTAAGGCTCACCCCGGATCTCCGGGTGGGAGGCAAGATTGCGGGAATCACCGGGGCGACGTTGACCGCTCGGGCGATGACCACGTCGGTACGCAAGGTGCTGGCGCTTTATCAGGTGCTGATCGCAAAAGGAGAACGGTAA
- a CDS encoding protein of unknown function (Evidence 5 : No homology to any previously reported sequences) translates to MRHNTLIVQGVIEFGKQFPVGASPFSLSDRKQCQDLFHLSFHLSKIVPIGVGNFHVQRTENGDDQRCHGGLEEKEGADLEIGEGGVRKPDQPARGLVGNRGHEGQVYQPDLGQRPEGHEQHEVAQRQDEDAHRQEMEMTDFEQDLITARRHELRLGPPVVSDDGLVIKPHLIKEEQCVGEPQARAVKEKPQNDGAKQPVLGPLSGDDETHYRSPFAIST, encoded by the coding sequence ATGCGACATAATACCTTAATCGTTCAGGGTGTGATCGAGTTCGGTAAGCAATTTCCCGTAGGAGCCAGTCCCTTTTCACTCAGTGACCGTAAACAATGCCAGGATCTTTTTCATCTCTCATTCCACCTTTCGAAGATCGTCCCGATAGGCGTTGGGAACTTTCATGTACAGCGCACCGAGAACGGAGACGATCAGCGCTGCCATGGTGGTCTGGAGGAGAAGGAAGGCGCCGATCTTGAGATAGGCGAAGGAGGGGTGCGCAAACCGGATCAACCAGCCCGCGGCCTCGTTGGAAATCGCGGACACGAAGGTCAGGTGTATCAGCCAGATCTTGGTCAGAGGCCTGAAGGGCACGAACAGCACGAGGTGGCTCAGCGTCAGGATGAAGACGCCCATCGCCAGGAGATGGAAATGACTGATTTCGAGCAAGACCTTATAACTGCGAGGCGGCATGAACTGCGCCTCGGACCCCCCGTAGTGAGCGACGACGGACTCGTAATTAAGCCCCATCTGATTAAAGAAGAACAATGCGTTGGTGAGCCACAGGCCCGCGCTGTAAAAGAGAAACCACAGAATGATGGCGCGAAGCAGCCGGTTCTGGGTCCACTCTCCGGTGACGACGAAACGCATTACCGTTCTCCTTTTGCGATCAGCACCTGA